GCTCGCAGCGTGGCTGCGCCCGCGGTTCCAAGGCCCTGAAAGGCGTCGATAATGCCCCAAACCGTGCCGAAAAGTCCCACAAACGGTGTAACGGCTCCGGTTGTCGCAAGCCATGGCAGGCGCGACTCCATCTGCGTCATCTCTTCGGAAGAGGCAATCTGAGTTGCTCGTTGAACCGCAGTGATGTTGCGCGTGCCAGCCTGGCGGCGATATTCGTCATAGCCGCCTTCGAAAACAGCAACCAGTGGGCTCGGCTTGAACTGCTCTGAAACCGAGGAAACGTCCTGCAGGCGTCCATTTGCTTTACGGAAAGCCCGCAGAAAGCGGCCACTCTGCGTCCGCATGCGGCGAAATTTCGACCACTTCGAGAGGATGATCGCCCAGGAAAGAATGCTGAAAAACAACAGAATGATGAGGACCAGTCTGGCCACCGGTCCGGTCTGGGCAACTAAATTTCCAAGGTCTGTAGCAAAGCCTAATAAGGCGGGGGAGTACGTCATGAATGCCTCTAGTAAAGGTAACAAACCGCTACTCTGCATGGCAAAGAGAGTCGGCGCTTAGAATCACGGAAGTACATGTGCTTCTTTGCCTCTTTTGTCATTCCGAACCGCCGGGGTTTGGCGGTGAGGAATCCCTACCGATGCCCATGCTGCTAAAGTGTGCGAAGAAGCGGAGTCTGATTCGGCGTGGAGATTACGGCACTGCTTGTCTCAGTTCCGGCCGTAAGTCCCGCCAAGATGGGTTCATGCTATCAATCAACGCGATCTTCTTCTCCCGCCGCCAACCTTTGATCTGCTTCTCGCGGGCGATGGCTTTCACGACATCTGAGAAACGTCTCGAAATACACAAGCCGATCAACGGAGTAGCGGGCAGTAAAGCTCTTTTTGCTCCCAATCCAGTGCTCGGCTGATCGTCGCTGCACGTTGTTGCTGATGCCCACGTAGAGCGTTCCCGAGAGACTCGACAGGATATAGACAAAGAAAACTCTGCAGGATGGCCGCACGGGCCGACATTGTAGTCGCCCGTAGGGATTCCTCACCGCCAAAACCCGGCGGTTCGGAATGACAAAAACGAAGCCCCAACCCAGTGCTCGGCTGATCGCCGTTGCACGTTACTGATGCCCACGTAGAGCGTTCCCGAGAGACTCGACAGGATATAGACAAAGAAAACTCTGCAGGATCGTCGTACGGGCCGACATTGTAGTCGTCCGTAGGGATTCCTCACCGCCAAAGCCCGGCGGTTCGGAATGACAAAAAATCAAAGCGATTGTTTG
The sequence above is drawn from the Terriglobales bacterium genome and encodes:
- a CDS encoding MotA/TolQ/ExbB proton channel family protein; this translates as MTYSPALLGFATDLGNLVAQTGPVARLVLIILLFFSILSWAIILSKWSKFRRMRTQSGRFLRAFRKANGRLQDVSSVSEQFKPSPLVAVFEGGYDEYRRQAGTRNITAVQRATQIASSEEMTQMESRLPWLATTGAVTPFVGLFGTVWGIIDAFQGLGTAGAATLRA